The Phragmites australis chromosome 15, lpPhrAust1.1, whole genome shotgun sequence genome window below encodes:
- the LOC133892618 gene encoding protein PELPK1-like, whose translation MASSPSLPAVALVVALMLVLGSGTCHAARRLADGTTAPAAAPAAVPGIPAQPKPTLPAIPTLPSIPAVPAVTVPPMPAVPAVTLPPMPAVTVPLMPTVPTVPAVPTVPSTTALPPVPAVVVPAVPKVTLPPMPSVPGIPKVTLPPMPSIPGVPAMPFLAPPPKA comes from the coding sequence ATGGCTTCCAGCCCGAGCCTCCCCGCAGTGGCCCTTGTTGTGGCCCTCATGCTAGTCCTCGGAAGCGGCACTTGCCATGCGGCTCGCCGGCTTGCCGACGGCACGACGGCGCCGGCCGCCGCACCAGCTGCCGTCCCGGGCATCCCGGCCCAGCCGAAACCGACGTTGCCGGCGATCCCCACGCTGCCATCAATACCTGCCGTGCCCGCGGTAACCGTGCCGCCGATGCCTGCCGTGCCCGCGGTGACTCTGCCACCGATGCCTGCGGTGACCGTGCCGCTGATGCCTACCGTGCCAACGGTGCCCGCGGTGCCTACCGTGCCGAGCACCACCGCGCTGCCGCCCGTTCCGGCCGTCGTCGTGCCGGCCGTGCCCAAGGTGACGCTGCCACCAATGCCGTCGGTTCCTGGCATCCCGAAGGTGACGCTGCCGCCGATGCCTTCCATCCCCGGCGTGCCAGCAATGCCCTTCCTCGCGCCACCTCCAAAGGCCTAA
- the LOC133892617 gene encoding transcription termination factor MTERF2, chloroplastic: MAAALPHSHLRLHFLPPLHTPDPSSSRRRRLRPPSPLTAVSRLQNPTTATHPVLPPPAPPPSAALLAAEGASLAPRREHRFPGSVASPRPADPAAGSLAEAEDAVLRRALEVRRAVAAEVLVAALSGGNVGGLTYIKKLTARMGRFVDRVVVEAAAMRRDRPELAHQSFNARARMYIQESGLVELVKWFKHNSMTYPQIAKVVCACSGDLEKVRRMIKWLRSIYVKGEFLGRVLANGESFLNRSFEELEEVVGYLESCGVRKDWIGYVVSRCPQLLNLSMDELETRVRFYTDMGMDEKDFGTMVYDYPRALGFLSLEEMNIKVQYLKEFGLSTEELGRLLAFKPQLMACGIEERWKPLVKYLYHLNISRDGMKRMLLVQPTIFCLDLETVIAPKVQFLQDIGVRSDAVGNVLVKFPPVLTYSLYKKIRPVVIFLLTKAGVKQEDIGKVIALDPQLLGCSISRKLEVSVKYFRSLGIYHFVLGQMVADFPTLLRYNVDILRPKYQYLRRVMVRPLKDLIEFPRFFSYSLEHRIEPRHQTLVANRINMKLRYMLTGPDEEFAQRVREAVERRARFEAGKAVLETSDAPETSKEAGVTEAAAAC; the protein is encoded by the exons ATGGCCGCCGCTCTCCCGCACTCCCACCTCCGCCTGCACTTCCTCCCGCCGCTCCACACCCCAGACCCCTCCtcctctcgccgccgccgccttcgccCCCCGTCTCCCCTCACCGCCGTCTCGCGCCTCCAGAACCCCACCACCGCGACCCACCCTGTCCTCCCGCCCCCCGCTCCACCCCCTTCCGccgccctcctcgccgccgaggGGGCTTCCCTCGCGCCGCGCCGCGAGCACCGCTTCCCGGGCTCCGTCGCCTCCCCAAGGCCTGCCGACCCTGCCGCCGGCAGCCTCGCTGAGGCGGAGGACGCCGTCCTGCGGCGCGCCCTCGAGGTGCGCCGCGCGGTGGCCGCCGAGGTGCTCGTGGCCGCGCTAAGCGGGGGCAATGTCGGCGGCCTGACATACATCAAGAAACTCACGGCGCGGATGGGCCGGTTCGTGGACCGCGTCGTCGTCGAGGCCGCCGCGATGCGGCGCGACCGCCCCGAGCTCGCACATCAATCCTTCAACGCGCGGGCGCGGATGTACATCCAGGAGTCCGGCCTTGTCGAGCTAGTCAA GTGGTTCAAGCACAATTCGATGACATATCCCCAAATCGCAAAAGTAGTTTGTGCATGTTCTGGTGATCTGGAAAAAGTGAGGAGGATGATAAAATGGCTGAGATCAATTTATGTAAAAGGAGAATTTTTGGGGCGTGTCCTTGCAAACGGAGAGTCCTTTTTGAACCGAAGCTTTGAAGAATTGGAAGAGGTTGTTGGCTATCTAGAAAGCTGCGGTGTGAGGAAAGATTGGATTGGGTATGTGGTCAGCAGGTGCCCACAGCTGCTGAATCTGTCCATGGATGAGTTGGAGACACGAGTGAGGTTTTATACGGATATGGGAATGGATGAGAAGGACTTTGGCACGATGGTCTATGATTACCCAAGAGCTCTTGGGTTTTTGAGCCTGGAAGAGATGAACATTAAG GTTCAATATCTGAAAGAGTTTGGTTTGAGCACTGAAGAACTTGGGAGGTTGCTGGCTTTCAAGCCACAACTCATGGCCTGCGGTATTGAAGAAAGGTGGAAGCCTCTCGTGAAGTACTTGTATCACCTAAACATTTCCCGGGATGGTATGAAGCGAATGTTGTTGGTTCAACCTACAATCTTCTGCCTTGATTTGGAGACAGTGATTGCACCGAAG GTGCAATTTCTTCAGGATATTGGTGTGAGGAGTGATGCAGTCGGCAATGTGCTTGTGAAGTTCCCTCCTGTATTAACTTATAGCCTATACAAGAAAATACGTCCAGTG GTCATATTCCTGCTGACGAAAGCTGGAGTAAAGCAGGAGGACATTGGAAAAGTTATTGCCTTGGATCCACAGCTCTTGGGCTGTAGTATTTCACGCAAGCTAGAAGTTAGTGTCAAGTACTTCAGGTCACTGGGCATCTACCATTTCGTGCTTGGTCAAATGGTTGCCGACTTCCCAACGCTTCTCAGATACAACGTGGATATCCTAAGGCCAAAATACCAGTACTTGAGGCGTGTTATGGTGCGGCCACTGAAAGATCTAATCGAGTTTCCACG GTTCTTCAGTTACTCCCTGGAGCACAGAATAGAGCCTCGGCACCAAACTTTGGTGGCGAACAGGATCAACATGAAGCTGCGCTACATGCTGACTGGACCCGACGAAGAGTTTGCACAGAGGGTGCGAGAGGCTGTCGAGAGGAGAGCGAGATTTGAAGCTGGAAAAGCTGTTCTGGAAACATCAGATGCTCCGGAGACATCCAAGGAAGCAGGAGTtacagaagcagcagcagcatgttAA
- the LOC133892311 gene encoding uncharacterized protein LOC133892311 → MPKILRYYLDSMAMVPHSAGGSSGVSLAYPLLSSTNYTAWAIKVEAILDAQGLWEVVNPAKGEVADARKDKTARAQLLQALPEDILMQVSQKKTAKELWDSLKTRFVGADRVKAARLSTLKGEFDLLRMKEGEPLDDYAGKISGMAARYANLGATLDDSAMVKKLLDTVPDRLYPVVAGIEQFCDVEKMPFEEALGRLKAFD, encoded by the coding sequence atGCCCAAGATCCTGCGCTACTACCTCGACTCCATGGCGATGGTTCCGCACAGTGCCGGGGGAAGTAGCGGTGTCTCGCTCGCGTACCCGCTGCTCTCCTCGACGAACTACACCGCGTGGGCGATCAAGGTGGAGGCCATTCTTGATGCTCAGGGCCTTTGGGAGGTCGTGAATCCAGCAAAAGGCGAGGTGGCGGACGCACGGAAGGACAAGACGGCGAGGGCACAACTTCTCCAAGCGCTACCGGAGGACATCCTCATGCAGGTCTCACAAAAGAAGACGGCGAAAGAGCTTTGGGACAGCCTCAAGACAAGGTTCGTCGGAGCCGACCGCGTCAAGGCCGCTCGTCTTTCAACCTTGAAAGGCGAGTTCGACTTGCTGCGCATGAAGGAGGGGGAGCCGTTGGACGACTACGCCGGCAAAATCAGTGGCATGGCGGCGAGGTACGCCAACCTCGGCGCAACACTCGACGACTCCGCCATGGTCAAGAAGCTCCTCGACACCGTCCCAGATCGGCTCTACCCTGTCGTTGCGGGGATCGAGCAGTTTTGTGACGTGGAGAAGATGCCGTTTGAGGAGGCACTTGGGAGGCTGAAGGCCTTCGACTAG
- the LOC133892282 gene encoding uncharacterized protein LOC133892282, producing MAAASNAAMHLCTGQPCDPPTTENAPAMNPRLLMAARVGDIQWLKDLVDMGSMAARPDFVVRVEGLGPSAAMLLQGVTVVEGDSALHVVAARGDGDKFLEAAKVIHDMAGHLLGMPNRNGDTPLHRAARILRYYLDSMAMVPHSAGGSSGVSLAYPLLSSTNYTAWAIKVEAILDAQGLWEVVNPAKGEVADARKDKTARAQLLQALPEDILMQVSQKKTAKELWDSLKTRFVGADRVKAARLSTLKGEFDLLRMKEGEPLDDYAGKISGMAARYANLGATLDDSAMVKKLLDTVPDRLYPVVAGIEQFCDVEKMPMVSHLIDLAKSSKCHGAGRLVKELLRTENKLGETALHEAVRVGNEDIVIRLMAEDSELASLPRDGASPLYLAVLLDEVGIARSLHDMSDGNLSYGGPNGQNALHAASLRGKGIPILMTAMLLGWNEGLTEQTDHDGCTPLHFAASQEEGRTCRISPHSKFPWIRFTTSTTADIPLLLLQTNPSSAYQPDAGGSFPIHVAAAVGANKAVSTFLEMSPDSAGLCDANGRTFLHVAVERKRYSVVKHACRTPSLSWILNMQDNNGDTALHLAVKAGDTETFFPLFRNRQVRMDLTNNNGQTCRDLSLSDIPPGLSYKWNPKQMIHRALTRASASHGVRRWDQFEEEYILQPRREDEEKESEKLNNSTQTLGISSVLIATVTFGAAFALPGGYVADDHANGGTPTLAGGYTFDAFVMANALAFTCSALGTVGLMYSGITTVDLPIRQKHFLRSLFFVSSSLTSLVAAFALATYTVLAPVAHKTAVAICVVTPVVVIYRSVGRFQRMHALVGPLYVRAGIRPLLMLAKDVFTRMLRLYWPFIVIFS from the exons ATGGCCGCCGCTAGCAACGCGGCCATGCATCTTTGCACGGGGCAACCTTGCGACCCACCCACCACAGAAAATGCACCCGCCATGAATCCTAGGCTGCTCATGGCTGCTCGCGTCGGCGACATCCAGTGGCTAAAGGATCTTGTGGACATGGGAAGCATGGCGGCGCGTCCCGATTTCGTCGTCCGAGTTGAGGGACTAGGACCTTCCGCGGCAATGCTCCTTCAGGGAGTCACCGTCGTTGAGGGGGACTCCGCGCTCCACGTTGTAGCAGCGCGTGGCGACGGAGACAAGTTCTTGGAGGCCGCAAAGGTGATCCACGACATGGCCGGGCACCTCCTTGGCATGCCCAACAGGAACGGTGACACGCCGCTGCACCGTGCCGCTAGG ATCCTGCGCTACTACCTCGACTCCATGGCGATGGTTCCGCACAGTGCCGGGGGAAGTAGCGGTGTCTCGCTCGCGTACCCGCTGCTCTCCTCGACGAACTACACCGCGTGGGCGATCAAGGTGGAGGCCATTCTTGATGCTCAGGGCCTTTGGGAGGTCGTGAATCCAGCAAAAGGCGAGGTGGCGGACGCACGGAAGGACAAGACGGCGAGGGCACAACTTCTCCAAGCGCTACCGGAGGACATCCTCATGCAGGTCTCACAAAAGAAGACGGCGAAAGAGCTTTGGGACAGCCTCAAGACAAGGTTCGTCGGAGCCGACCGCGTCAAGGCCGCTCGTCTTTCAACCTTGAAAGGCGAGTTCGACTTGCTGCGCATGAAGGAGGGGGAGCCGTTGGACGACTACGCCGGCAAAATCAGTGGCATGGCGGCGAGGTACGCCAACCTCGGCGCAACACTCGACGACTCCGCCATGGTCAAGAAGCTCCTCGACACCGTCCCAGATCGGCTCTACCCTGTCGTTGCGGGGATCGAGCAGTTTTGTGACGTGGAGAAGATGCC GATGGTCTCTCACCTGATTGATCTGGCCAAGAGCAGCAAGTGCCACGGCGCGGGGAGATTGGTGAAGGAGCTGTTGCGCACGGAGAACAAGCTCGGGGAGACAGCGTTGCACGAGGCAGTCCGCGTTGGGAATGAGGATATCGTCATCCGGCTAATGGCCGAGGATTCTGAATTGGCCAGCCTCCCAAGAGATGGTGCTTCGCCGTTGTACCTCGCCGTCCTGCTGGACGAGGTTGGTATTGCGAGGTCACTGCATGATATGAGTGACGGGAACCTTTCGTATGGTGGACCAAATGGGCAAAACGCCTTACATGCCGCAAGTCTCCGGGGGAAAGGTATACCTATTT TGATGACAGCGATGCTATTGGGTTGGAACGAGGGCCTTACCGAACAAACGGACCATGATGGGTGCACGCCTCTTCACTTCGCCGCATCGCAAGAAGAAGGCCGGACCTGCCGGATCTCCCCTCATTCCAAGTTCCCCTGGATTCGCTTCACGACATCGACGACGGCAGACATCCCACTCTTGTTACTGCAAACCAACCCTTCTTCAGCATACCAGCCGGACGCCGGTGGCTCATTCCCGATACATGTTGCAGCTGCAGTCGGTGCGAACAAGGCAGTTTCCACTTTCCTCGAAATGTCTCCAGACAGCGCGGGTCTATGCGACGCGAATGGGCGGACGTTCCTCCATGTTGCCgtggagaggaagagatacAGTGTAGTGAAGCATGCCTGCCGAACTCCATCGTTGAGTTGGATTCTGAACATGCAAGACAACAACGGGGACACTGCACTGCACCTAGCTGTGAAGGCTGGGGATACCGAGACGTTCTTCCCTCTGTTCAGGAACCGGCAAGTGCGCATGGATTTGACAAATAACAATGGGCAAACTTGTCGAGACCTGTCACTTAGTGATATTCCTCCAGGGTTGTCATATAAATGG aaCCCCAAGCAAATGATACATCGTGCTTTAACACGTGCGAGCGCGAGCCATGGCGTCCGTCGCTGGGACCAGTTTGAGGAAGAGTACATCCTGCAACCAAGACGAGAGGACGAGGAGAAAGAATCCGAGAAGCTGAACAACTCGACGCAGACTCTAGGCATCAGCTCGGTGCTTATAGCGACTGTGACGTTCGGCGCCGCCTTCGCCCTCCCAGGAGGCTACGTCGCCGACGACCACGCAAATGGTGGCACGCCGACGCTCGCCGGGGGGTACACCTTCGACGCGTTCGTCATGGCCAACGCGCTGGCGTTCACCTGCTCCGCGCTGGGCACCGTCGGCCTCATGTACTCCGGCATCACCACCGTCGACCTGCCCATCCGCCAGAAGCACTTCCTGAGGTCCCTCTTCTTCGTGTCAAGCTCCTTGACTTCCCTTGTTGCTGCCTTCGCGTTGGCTACGTACACGGTGCTGGCCCCGGTTGCTCACAAGACTGCCGTCGCAATCTGTGTGGTCACTCCGGTGGTCGTGATCTACAGAAGTGTAGGGCGATTTCAGAGAATGCATGCCCTTGTGGGACCTTTATACGTTAGGGCTGGGATCCGGCCATTGCTGATGCTAGCGAAAGACGTCTTTACAAGGATGTTAAGGTTATATTGGCCCTTCATAGTGATCTTTAGTTGA